The Staphylococcus carnosus genome has a segment encoding these proteins:
- the brnQ gene encoding branched-chain amino acid transport system II carrier protein, whose translation MKKVILVSGLMLFSLFFGAGNLIFPPMLGYTAQGNMWVGMTGFAITGILMPYITVIVIAYYDGGVEFIGNRVHPKFGFIFAVCIYLSIGALYGIPRAANVAYEIGAKSILPFHNTWTLVGFSLVFFIVVGLIALYPNRMVDNLGKVLTPALLLVIGALCIAAIIHPEGKVGEPHGKYAEAPLVSGILEGYYTMDLVAALAFSVVIVQSFKLAGISDSKKIVKNVILAGLISAVLLTIIYFSLAYLGITTSKPGFENGASILTYNSVRLFGAFGNILFGVIVILACLTTCIGLVNASSAFGMKKFPKISYKTYVLVFSLVGFLISTLGLNMILQIAVPLLTFIYPISIVLVLISLVAIVIPTHLKIAYILPTISTLIISVLEILNTFKLIKPLNHLYQALPLSEQGLAWLYPFLVLTIIGIIIDFMRNKNTVRSNQVDEQKA comes from the coding sequence ATGAAAAAAGTAATATTAGTATCAGGTTTAATGCTTTTCTCCTTATTTTTCGGAGCTGGCAACTTGATATTTCCACCAATGTTAGGTTATACCGCACAAGGTAATATGTGGGTAGGTATGACAGGTTTTGCAATAACCGGTATTTTAATGCCATACATAACTGTTATCGTAATCGCCTATTATGATGGCGGCGTTGAATTTATAGGTAATAGGGTTCATCCGAAATTCGGATTTATTTTCGCTGTGTGTATTTACTTATCTATCGGGGCACTTTATGGTATCCCGCGTGCGGCCAATGTCGCATACGAAATTGGAGCTAAATCAATTTTACCATTCCATAATACTTGGACATTAGTTGGTTTTTCACTTGTATTCTTTATTGTTGTTGGTTTAATTGCTTTATATCCAAATAGAATGGTAGATAATTTAGGGAAAGTTTTAACACCTGCTCTTTTACTCGTAATCGGGGCACTTTGTATTGCAGCTATTATTCATCCAGAAGGAAAAGTTGGAGAGCCACATGGTAAATATGCAGAAGCGCCATTAGTATCTGGTATTCTAGAAGGATATTATACAATGGACTTAGTTGCAGCCCTTGCTTTTTCAGTTGTTATTGTACAAAGCTTCAAGTTAGCAGGTATTTCTGATAGCAAAAAAATAGTTAAAAATGTGATTTTAGCTGGATTAATTTCAGCCGTACTCTTAACAATCATTTATTTTTCACTTGCCTATCTCGGTATCACTACAAGTAAACCAGGATTTGAAAACGGCGCAAGTATCCTAACATATAATTCAGTTAGATTATTTGGTGCTTTCGGTAATATTTTATTTGGTGTCATTGTAATTTTAGCATGCTTAACGACTTGTATCGGACTCGTAAATGCAAGTTCAGCATTCGGAATGAAGAAATTCCCTAAGATTTCATATAAGACCTATGTTTTAGTCTTCTCATTAGTTGGATTCTTAATTTCAACTTTAGGACTAAACATGATTTTACAAATTGCCGTTCCACTTTTAACTTTTATTTATCCGATTTCTATCGTACTTGTCTTGATTTCATTAGTCGCAATTGTAATACCGACACATTTAAAAATTGCTTATATTCTACCGACAATTTCAACATTGATCATATCAGTACTTGAAATACTTAATACTTTTAAATTAATTAAACCATTGAACCATTTATATCAGGCATTACCATTGTCAGAACAAGGTTTAGCTTGGTTATATCCATTTTTAGTATTAACAATCATCGGTATTATTATTGACTTTATGAGAAACAAAAATACCGTACGCTCTAATCAAGTCGATGAACAAAAAGCATAA
- a CDS encoding MFS transporter — protein MDQKFNYNLITTVFFITGIAVMCSLYSAIPLMPVIGKELHLSESATTLIGVVFSISYSVSCMFYGIISDKFGKKKVILVGLYMLTLTTFAIGFIHNFILLLIVRVIQGMAAASFSSVSLTYVTEVFPINKRVTAISFISTSFMLSGVIGQNLSDIIAAHMSWRIVYFILTVVYILLAFWILRAIPKSPYHIPDTKFSVFFKNMRHIFDNKGIVLCFFVSLTILTSFVSMYTILNEFLTSKAIHADLTMISTVKLFGLIGMLLALAAGRVSDFIGVKKVLLIALLTSGISIILMGISHNVIIITTFSVIFIAGIAFAIPSVISQIGLLTDKDKGFYLSINTFMLFIGTAIAPVLSLRLLELPSYSLMFAVLSIVNFIGFAIAFFIPKAQITE, from the coding sequence ATGGATCAAAAGTTTAATTACAACTTAATTACAACTGTATTCTTTATTACAGGTATTGCAGTTATGTGTAGTTTGTACTCAGCTATCCCATTAATGCCTGTCATTGGCAAAGAACTTCATTTAAGTGAAAGTGCAACTACATTAATAGGTGTAGTATTTTCCATTTCATATTCAGTCAGTTGTATGTTTTATGGCATTATTTCTGATAAATTCGGCAAGAAAAAAGTAATCCTTGTAGGTTTATATATGTTAACATTAACAACTTTTGCAATTGGCTTTATTCACAACTTTATTTTGTTATTAATTGTGAGAGTTATTCAAGGCATGGCAGCAGCTAGTTTCTCATCTGTCTCACTCACTTATGTAACAGAAGTATTCCCTATCAATAAACGTGTTACTGCAATTAGTTTTATCAGCACAAGCTTCATGTTATCTGGAGTTATCGGTCAAAACTTGAGTGATATTATCGCTGCACATATGAGTTGGCGTATTGTTTACTTTATCTTGACTGTTGTTTATATTTTATTAGCTTTTTGGATTTTACGTGCAATACCAAAAAGTCCGTACCATATCCCAGATACAAAATTCTCAGTATTCTTTAAAAATATGAGACATATTTTTGATAATAAAGGTATTGTATTATGCTTTTTCGTATCACTTACGATTCTTACGTCATTCGTTTCAATGTATACAATTTTAAATGAATTTCTAACATCAAAAGCCATCCATGCAGACTTGACCATGATTTCTACTGTTAAGTTATTTGGTTTAATCGGTATGTTACTTGCACTTGCTGCAGGTCGAGTTAGTGATTTTATCGGTGTTAAAAAAGTATTGCTTATTGCGCTGCTCACGAGCGGTATTTCAATTATATTAATGGGCATTTCACATAATGTCATTATCATTACAACATTCAGCGTAATCTTTATCGCAGGTATTGCTTTTGCGATTCCTTCAGTCATTTCTCAAATCGGTTTATTGACCGATAAAGATAAAGGGTTCTATCTTTCTATTAATACATTTATGTTATTCATTGGTACAGCCATTGCGCCAGTATTATCATTAAGATTATTAGAATTACCTTCATATTCTCTCATGTTTGCAGTACTATCGATAGTGAACTTTATTGGTTTTGCAATTGCATTCTTCATCCCAAAAGCACAAATCACTGAGTAA
- the whiA gene encoding DNA-binding protein WhiA, whose amino-acid sequence MSFASDMKNELTRIDVDEKNARAELSALIRMNGALSLSNQQFVINVQTENATTARRIYSLIKKVFNIEVEILVRKKMKLKKNNIYICRTKVKSREILDELGILKDGVFTHAIDPDMIQDDEMKRSYLRGAFLAGGSVNNPETSSYHLEIFSLYENHSEGLAELMNEYELNAKHLERKKGSIVYLKEAEKISDFLSLIGGYQAMLKFEDVRIVRDMRNSVNRLVNCETANLNKTVSAAMRQVESIQLIDQEIGIENLPERLKEIAKLRVENQDVSLKELGEMVSTGTISKSGVNHRLRKLNELADKIRSGEHIDM is encoded by the coding sequence ATGAGCTTTGCATCAGACATGAAAAATGAATTAACGAGAATAGATGTCGATGAAAAAAATGCGCGAGCTGAATTAAGCGCCTTAATCCGTATGAATGGTGCACTCAGTTTGTCGAATCAGCAATTTGTGATTAATGTACAAACTGAAAATGCTACAACTGCTAGACGTATCTATTCTTTAATTAAAAAAGTTTTTAATATTGAAGTAGAAATACTTGTCAGAAAGAAAATGAAATTAAAGAAAAACAATATTTATATCTGTAGAACAAAAGTAAAATCCAGAGAGATTTTAGATGAGCTAGGGATATTAAAAGATGGTGTTTTTACGCATGCAATTGATCCAGACATGATTCAAGATGATGAAATGAAACGCAGCTATCTCAGAGGTGCTTTTTTAGCAGGCGGTTCAGTCAATAATCCAGAGACTTCATCTTATCATTTAGAGATTTTTTCTTTGTACGAAAATCACTCAGAAGGTTTAGCAGAATTAATGAATGAATACGAATTGAATGCTAAACATCTTGAACGTAAAAAGGGCAGTATTGTTTATTTAAAAGAAGCTGAAAAAATCTCGGATTTCCTTAGTTTGATTGGCGGATATCAAGCAATGTTGAAATTTGAAGATGTCCGTATTGTACGGGATATGCGTAATTCAGTAAATCGTTTAGTGAATTGTGAAACAGCCAATTTAAATAAAACTGTAAGTGCTGCAATGCGCCAGGTTGAAAGTATTCAACTCATTGATCAAGAAATCGGAATAGAGAACCTGCCTGAGCGTTTGAAGGAAATTGCTAAATTGCGTGTAGAAAATCAAGATGTTTCATTGAAGGAACTTGGTGAGATGGTTTCAACAGGAACTATTTCAAAATCAGGTGTTAATCATCGTTTGCGTAAGTTGAATGAACTTGCAGATAAAATTCGAAGCGGAGAACATATCGATATGTAA
- a CDS encoding gluconeogenesis factor YvcK family protein: MKKVKIVLIGGGTGLSVLARGLKDYPIDITAIVTVADDGGSTGKIRNEMDIPAPGDIRNVIAALSDTEPTLKELFQYRFQDNQVEGHSLGNLLIAAMTNITDDFGHAVKELSKILNIKGRVIPSTNSSIRLNAEMEDGEIVYGESSIPKRQKKIKRVFIEPADVQPMEEAVDALEHADLIVLGPGSLYTSVLSNLCVPGIGKAIQQSHAPKVYVSNVMTQHGETDDFDVMDHVHALNRHMGTDFIDYVICCGNEDYSEQILENYRKEHAEPVKYHKEELEAEGITPLTDENLVHISEKNRVRHNTTILAKMIYDLALDLTSTIPFKPKKRKK; encoded by the coding sequence ATGAAAAAAGTTAAAATCGTATTAATCGGGGGCGGCACAGGACTTTCTGTCTTGGCACGTGGTCTGAAAGATTACCCGATAGACATTACTGCAATTGTAACTGTAGCAGATGATGGTGGCAGTACAGGTAAAATACGCAATGAGATGGATATTCCAGCCCCTGGAGATATCAGAAACGTCATTGCAGCATTAAGTGATACTGAGCCGACTTTAAAAGAACTGTTCCAATATCGTTTTCAAGATAATCAAGTAGAAGGACATTCTTTAGGCAATTTATTAATCGCAGCAATGACAAATATTACAGATGACTTTGGACATGCGGTCAAAGAATTGAGCAAAATACTAAATATTAAAGGACGTGTTATACCTTCTACAAATTCAAGCATTCGACTCAATGCTGAAATGGAAGATGGGGAAATTGTTTATGGTGAATCAAGCATTCCTAAGCGTCAAAAAAAGATCAAACGTGTATTTATTGAACCTGCAGATGTACAACCAATGGAAGAAGCGGTTGACGCACTGGAACATGCTGATTTAATTGTTCTAGGCCCAGGTTCACTTTATACAAGTGTACTTTCAAATTTATGCGTACCAGGTATCGGAAAAGCGATACAGCAGAGTCATGCACCTAAAGTTTATGTATCTAATGTAATGACACAACATGGCGAAACAGATGACTTTGATGTTATGGATCACGTACATGCATTGAATCGCCATATGGGAACAGACTTTATTGATTATGTGATTTGCTGCGGAAACGAAGATTATAGTGAGCAAATCTTGGAAAACTATCGTAAAGAGCATGCTGAACCTGTTAAGTATCATAAAGAAGAGCTTGAAGCGGAAGGTATCACACCTTTAACAGATGAAAACTTAGTACACATCTCTGAAAAAAATCGTGTCCGTCATAATACGACAATACTTGCGAAAATGATTTATGATTTAGCATTAGATCTTACGAGTACAATACCGTTTAAGCCTAAAAAAAGAAAAAAGTAA
- the rapZ gene encoding RNase adapter RapZ, producing MQHEENEIVSKSELLVVTGMSGAGKSLVLQNLEDLGYFCVDNLPPILLPKFVELMEQGNPSLRKVAIAIDLRGQEFFKSLVKEVDLLRSQNRVIVDVMFVEASEAKLISRYKETRRAHPLNDNGQRSLIDAIEEERNSLTEIRSIANYVIDTTVLKPKELRAQINHLFNRNDIETFSISVTSFGFKHGIQQDADLVFDVRFLPNPFYVEALRPLTGVDDEVYQYVMKWQETAIFYDKLLDLLKFMIPGYKKEGKTQLVIAIGCTGGQHRSVALAKRLAEDLNESYDYNVYVHHRDAHIESGVENEKS from the coding sequence ATGCAACATGAAGAAAATGAAATCGTAAGTAAAAGTGAATTATTAGTGGTTACAGGTATGTCAGGCGCAGGGAAATCTTTGGTTTTGCAAAATTTGGAGGATTTAGGGTATTTTTGTGTAGATAATTTACCGCCTATTTTACTCCCTAAATTTGTAGAATTGATGGAACAAGGTAATCCGTCATTAAGAAAAGTAGCAATTGCAATTGACTTACGCGGACAAGAATTTTTCAAATCCTTAGTTAAAGAAGTGGATTTACTTCGCAGTCAAAACCGTGTGATTGTAGACGTTATGTTTGTAGAAGCAAGTGAAGCCAAACTCATTTCCAGATATAAAGAGACACGTCGTGCGCATCCATTAAATGATAATGGGCAACGTTCATTAATTGATGCTATCGAGGAAGAAAGAAATTCATTAACAGAAATCCGCAGTATTGCGAATTATGTGATTGATACAACAGTACTTAAACCAAAAGAATTACGTGCTCAAATCAATCATTTGTTTAATAGAAATGATATTGAAACTTTCAGTATCAGTGTCACAAGTTTTGGTTTTAAACATGGTATTCAACAAGATGCAGATTTAGTATTTGATGTCCGCTTCTTGCCCAACCCATTTTATGTCGAAGCACTCAGACCATTGACTGGTGTAGATGATGAAGTGTATCAATATGTCATGAAATGGCAAGAGACAGCTATTTTCTATGATAAGTTGTTAGATTTATTGAAGTTTATGATTCCGGGATATAAAAAAGAAGGCAAGACCCAATTGGTCATCGCAATCGGCTGTACAGGCGGACAACACCGTTCAGTCGCATTAGCCAAACGTCTTGCTGAGGATTTAAACGAAAGTTATGACTATAATGTGTATGTCCATCATAGAGATGCACATATTGAAAGTGGCGTGGAGAATGAAAAAAGTTAA
- the trxB gene encoding thioredoxin-disulfide reductase, whose translation MAIQQPDYDVVIIGAGPAGMTAAVYASRADLKTLMIERGVPGGQMANTEDVENFPGFESISGPDLSTKMFDHAQKFGAVYQYGDIKSIEDEGDVKKIVYGDKSVTAYAVIITTGAEYKKIGVPGEEELGGRGVSYCAVCDGAFFKGKKLFVIGGGDSAVEEGAFLTKFADSVTVVHRRDKLRAQKILQDRAFKNEKMDFIWNHTLAAINEENGKVGSVTLQSTIDGKEETLPADGVFVYIGMKPLTAPFIDLGITNDAGYIVTNDEMETKLPGIYAAGDVREKGLRQIVTATGDGSIAAQNAQAYIEEVKDKLATEA comes from the coding sequence ATGGCTATTCAACAACCTGATTATGATGTTGTAATTATCGGCGCAGGTCCAGCAGGGATGACTGCGGCAGTATATGCTTCTCGTGCAGATTTAAAAACATTGATGATTGAACGCGGTGTGCCAGGCGGACAAATGGCAAATACAGAAGATGTAGAAAACTTCCCAGGTTTCGAATCAATTTCAGGACCTGATTTATCTACAAAAATGTTTGACCATGCACAAAAATTTGGTGCGGTTTATCAATACGGCGATATTAAAAGTATTGAAGACGAAGGCGATGTTAAAAAAATAGTTTATGGAGATAAATCTGTAACAGCTTATGCAGTTATCATTACAACTGGTGCAGAATATAAAAAAATCGGTGTGCCGGGTGAAGAAGAACTTGGCGGACGCGGTGTAAGTTATTGTGCCGTGTGTGATGGTGCATTCTTTAAAGGTAAAAAATTATTCGTTATCGGCGGCGGAGACTCTGCTGTTGAAGAAGGTGCATTCTTAACTAAATTTGCAGACAGTGTTACAGTAGTACACCGCAGAGACAAATTACGTGCACAAAAAATCTTGCAAGATCGTGCTTTCAAAAACGAAAAAATGGACTTTATCTGGAACCATACTTTAGCTGCAATTAACGAAGAAAACGGTAAAGTAGGTTCAGTGACATTACAATCTACTATAGATGGTAAAGAAGAAACATTACCAGCTGATGGTGTATTCGTTTATATTGGTATGAAACCATTAACAGCACCATTCATAGATTTAGGTATTACAAATGATGCAGGATATATTGTGACAAACGATGAAATGGAAACTAAACTTCCAGGCATCTACGCTGCAGGCGATGTGCGTGAAAAAGGTTTAAGACAAATTGTAACTGCAACTGGTGATGGCAGTATTGCTGCACAAAATGCTCAAGCATATATTGAAGAAGTGAAAGATAAACTCGCAACTGAAGCATAA
- a CDS encoding tetratricopeptide repeat protein, translating to MAQNEHKNVIPMQRDAAFFKRVAESKAKQKDYHKAAEYYHKAFELSPSDFELLIDYTEALKEIGRGGNVADYYYDYIAKGEHLADAYYQLSQLYISLNDPNKAFCFGMNYVLESDDEAYRSELEGMFEVVYDDLDKLEKESQAFAVQMIFQHLFSQGRLEDARDYILRQEMKVRAHHSIRNLLAMSYLYLGDYDQARSMLKQLLKENQTDVHALCHYILLLYNTKDKAYPNYLQSLSKVVPMNDDETFKLGIVLSYLKKYEASQKLLFPLYKKGKFISLQLFHALSYNYYFLGNKEESMQFWNKLREMANGNPGYPPWVISENDNFFRSNIMPLLTSEDNHARIYGIFLLNQVNGKELMITEEVWSVLETMDEYEKLYLTYLIKELKLVKLDFIHRGMLALYENETLRHYHNLFIAWIDRAEGIIAGGYDLEHVEGYVAAFVYLFFQQSQQKVTKKQAAEWFDISTYRLNKSIDILLEV from the coding sequence ATGGCACAAAATGAACATAAAAATGTCATACCTATGCAGAGAGATGCTGCTTTTTTCAAAAGAGTTGCAGAATCTAAAGCGAAACAAAAAGATTATCATAAAGCAGCAGAATACTATCATAAAGCCTTTGAATTGTCACCTTCTGACTTTGAATTACTCATAGATTATACAGAAGCTTTAAAAGAAATAGGCCGAGGCGGTAATGTTGCAGATTATTATTATGATTATATTGCCAAAGGAGAACACTTGGCAGATGCATACTACCAATTAAGCCAGCTTTATATCTCATTAAATGATCCTAATAAAGCGTTTTGCTTCGGCATGAATTATGTGTTGGAATCAGATGATGAAGCATATCGTTCTGAACTAGAAGGAATGTTTGAAGTTGTCTATGATGATTTAGACAAATTAGAAAAAGAAAGCCAAGCATTTGCAGTTCAAATGATTTTTCAACACCTCTTTTCTCAAGGAAGGTTAGAAGATGCACGAGATTACATTTTGAGACAAGAAATGAAAGTACGTGCGCATCATAGTATTCGTAACCTCTTAGCCATGAGCTATTTATATTTAGGAGATTATGACCAGGCGCGTTCTATGTTGAAGCAATTGCTGAAAGAAAATCAGACAGATGTACACGCGTTATGCCACTATATACTGCTGCTTTATAATACAAAAGACAAAGCATATCCCAATTACTTGCAATCCTTATCCAAAGTAGTGCCAATGAACGACGATGAAACGTTTAAGTTAGGTATAGTATTAAGTTACCTAAAAAAATATGAAGCATCTCAGAAATTACTCTTCCCTTTATATAAAAAAGGGAAATTTATTTCTTTACAGCTTTTTCACGCACTCAGTTATAACTATTATTTCCTCGGAAATAAAGAAGAAAGTATGCAATTTTGGAATAAACTTAGGGAAATGGCAAATGGTAATCCGGGTTATCCTCCATGGGTCATTTCAGAAAACGATAATTTCTTCCGATCTAATATTATGCCATTACTTACAAGTGAAGATAATCATGCACGCATTTATGGAATCTTCCTGTTGAATCAAGTCAACGGCAAAGAATTAATGATTACTGAAGAAGTATGGTCTGTGTTAGAAACGATGGATGAATATGAAAAATTGTATCTGACTTATCTCATTAAAGAGTTGAAACTAGTTAAATTAGATTTCATTCACCGCGGCATGTTAGCATTATATGAGAATGAAACATTGCGTCATTACCATAATCTTTTTATAGCATGGATTGATCGGGCGGAAGGTATTATCGCAGGTGGATATGATTTGGAACATGTTGAGGGCTATGTTGCAGCATTTGTTTATTTGTTTTTCCAACAGTCTCAACAAAAGGTGACTAAAAAACAAGCAGCAGAATGGTTTGATATTTCAACTTATCGATTGAATAAATCGATCGACATACTGTTAGAAGTTTAA
- a CDS encoding acyltransferase: MRQYKKVVNHFPHTNPLWHMYKIIRFPKVLKQTILIEIARFIPSLPLKRWIYRACLGMEIGQKTSFAYKVMPDVLYPELIHIGDNCVIGYNTTILTHEFLVTEYRIGEVFIGSNTLIGANTTILPGVTIGKNVRVGAGTVVSKDIPDNALAFGNPIQIRK, encoded by the coding sequence ATGAGACAATATAAGAAAGTTGTAAATCATTTCCCTCACACGAATCCGTTATGGCATATGTATAAAATTATTCGATTTCCTAAAGTGTTAAAACAAACGATATTAATTGAGATTGCACGGTTTATTCCATCGTTACCTTTGAAACGATGGATTTACCGTGCTTGTTTAGGAATGGAAATCGGTCAAAAAACTTCTTTTGCATATAAAGTAATGCCGGATGTATTGTATCCTGAATTAATTCATATTGGCGACAATTGTGTGATAGGGTATAATACAACAATATTGACTCATGAATTTTTAGTCACAGAATATCGTATCGGCGAAGTGTTTATCGGAAGTAACACATTAATAGGAGCTAATACAACAATATTACCGGGTGTAACGATAGGTAAAAACGTTCGTGTAGGCGCAGGGACAGTTGTTAGTAAAGATATCCCTGACAATGCCTTAGCATTCGGCAATCCAATACAAATACGCAAATAG
- the lgt gene encoding prolipoprotein diacylglyceryl transferase: protein MISNLAYIDPVAFQLGPIEVHWYGIIIAAGILLGYFIAQEGAKRAGLHKDALVDIIFWSAIFGFITARIYFVIFQWPYYAANPAEIPMIWHGGIAIHGGLIGGFITGVIICRRNNHNPLQVGDIIAPSIILAQGIGRWGNFMNHEAHGGPVAKSVLENMHIPEFIINNMYIDGRYYQPTFLYESIWDVLGFALLLFLRKHLRIGETFFTYLIWYSIGRFFVEGLRTDSLMLTSNIRVAQLVSILLILIGIAMIIYRRFKYQPPKYKDVKALPWPK, encoded by the coding sequence ATGATTTCGAATTTGGCTTACATTGATCCTGTAGCCTTTCAATTAGGACCTATTGAAGTACACTGGTATGGAATTATTATTGCTGCAGGTATTTTATTAGGTTACTTTATAGCACAAGAAGGCGCTAAAAGAGCAGGATTACATAAAGACGCACTCGTAGATATTATTTTCTGGAGTGCTATCTTTGGTTTTATTACTGCACGCATTTATTTTGTTATTTTCCAATGGCCTTATTATGCAGCTAATCCTGCAGAAATACCGATGATTTGGCATGGTGGTATTGCTATTCACGGTGGTTTAATTGGTGGATTTATTACCGGGGTAATAATTTGCAGACGCAACAATCATAACCCCCTTCAAGTCGGAGATATTATTGCACCGAGCATTATCTTAGCGCAAGGTATCGGTCGATGGGGGAATTTCATGAATCACGAAGCACATGGCGGCCCTGTTGCTAAAAGTGTGTTAGAAAACATGCATATTCCAGAATTCATTATTAATAATATGTATATTGACGGCAGATATTATCAACCGACTTTCCTTTATGAGTCAATTTGGGATGTCCTAGGTTTTGCACTTTTATTATTTTTACGTAAGCATTTACGAATTGGAGAAACGTTCTTTACTTATCTTATCTGGTATTCAATCGGCAGATTCTTTGTTGAAGGACTGCGTACGGATAGTCTGATGTTAACAAGCAACATCCGTGTCGCTCAACTTGTATCGATTCTCTTGATATTAATCGGTATTGCAATGATTATTTATCGCCGTTTCAAATATCAACCTCCAAAGTATAAAGATGTCAAGGCACTCCCTTGGCCTAAATAG
- the hprK gene encoding HPr(Ser) kinase/phosphatase: MLTARALVNKFNLQLVAGEEGLDRPIHNTDISRPGLEMAGYFSHYASDRIQLLGTTELSFYNLLPDEERHGRLRKLCRPDTPAIIVTRDIEPPEELVVAAKELGTPLLTSKDATTSLMSRLTTYLEHELAKTTSLHGVLVDVYGVGVLITGDSGIGKSETALELVKRGHRLVADDNVEIREITKDELIGKPPKLIEHLLEIRGLGIINVMTLFGAGSILTEKKIGLNINLENWDKNKLYDRVGLNEETLRILDTEITKKTIPVRPGRNVAVIIEVAAMNYRLNIMGINTAEEFNERLNAEILRKNEHKEENES, encoded by the coding sequence ATGTTAACTGCAAGAGCACTCGTTAATAAATTTAATTTGCAACTTGTTGCAGGCGAAGAAGGATTAGACCGACCTATACATAATACAGATATTTCTAGACCAGGTTTAGAGATGGCAGGTTACTTCTCTCACTACGCGTCAGATCGTATCCAACTATTAGGTACAACGGAACTTTCTTTCTATAATCTGCTTCCTGATGAAGAACGTCATGGCAGATTGCGCAAGTTATGTCGACCAGATACTCCAGCGATAATCGTAACGCGTGATATTGAACCGCCTGAAGAATTGGTTGTGGCAGCAAAAGAATTAGGTACGCCGTTATTGACATCTAAAGATGCGACAACTAGTTTAATGAGTCGTTTGACAACTTATTTAGAACACGAACTGGCTAAGACAACATCATTACATGGTGTATTAGTCGATGTGTATGGCGTAGGTGTTTTAATTACAGGCGATTCTGGTATTGGTAAAAGTGAAACAGCATTAGAATTAGTAAAACGCGGCCATCGTCTTGTCGCAGATGATAATGTAGAAATTCGTGAAATTACTAAAGATGAACTAATAGGTAAACCGCCTAAATTAATTGAACATTTATTAGAAATTCGCGGTTTAGGCATTATTAATGTGATGACCTTGTTTGGTGCTGGTTCTATCTTGACTGAGAAGAAAATCGGTTTAAACATTAATCTTGAGAATTGGGATAAAAATAAATTATATGATCGCGTTGGTCTGAATGAAGAAACATTACGAATTTTAGATACAGAAATTACGAAAAAAACAATTCCAGTTCGTCCAGGCAGAAACGTCGCAGTGATTATTGAAGTTGCTGCAATGAACTATCGCTTGAACATTATGGGAATTAACACAGCTGAAGAGTTTAATGAACGTTTGAATGCTGAAATTCTACGAAAAAATGAACATAAAGAGGAGAACGAGTCATGA